One Loxodonta africana isolate mLoxAfr1 chromosome 4, mLoxAfr1.hap2, whole genome shotgun sequence genomic region harbors:
- the LOC100662049 gene encoding DNA dC->dU-editing enzyme APOBEC-3B-like, whose product MSSSPQTPGTRKPMKTLCPDTFTFEFENLPEAYGRNSTYLCFEVKTNTLPSPDFPDSGIFQNQDQPPGHHAELVFLAWFFKRLRLGECYQVTWYVSWSPCSRCADQVANFLKSHGTVRLRILASRLYFSKKLENREGLHRLSQARAEVKIMSLKDFEYCWENFVNHEEKPFQPWMNLDKNSEGWNAELKNIHRSSESRSQSGQFGSTLLPQEYGRGERNPRDLLTEGIFYQQFNNKHKLKKPYYKRKTYLCYELNGPQLVKGCFHYEEGHHAESQFIEEIGSMGLDQGRLYFITCYFTWSPCHSCARKLVSFVKGNSHLCLKIYTSRLYYHWIWKYIQGLQHLQNSDVPVTVMTDREFEYCWTNFVDNKGMPFEPWEKLDSYSKNIEERLKRILEKRSTPDDLNEDFRNLYL is encoded by the exons AAAGCCAATGAAGACTTTATGTCCAGATACATTCACTTTCGAGTTTGAAAACCTACCAGAAGCCTATGGCCGGAATTCCACCTACCTGTGCTTCGAAGTGAAAACAAATACTCTGCCCTCACCTGACTTCCCTGACTCTGGGATTTTTCAAAACCAG GACCAGCCTCCAGGCCACCATGCAGAACTGGTCTTCCTCGCTTGGTTCTTCAAGCGACTCCGCCTTGGAGAGTGCTACCAAGTCACCTGGTACGTATCCTGGAGCCCCTGCTCCCGCTGCGCGGACCAAGTGGCCAACTTCCTGAAGTCACACGGCACCGTGAGGCTTCGCATCCTTGCCTCCCGCCTCTACTTCTCCAAGAAACTAGAGAACAGAGAAGGGCTCCACAGGCTGTCGCAGGCAAGGGCGGAGGTCAAAATCATGTCTCTTAAAG ACTTTGAATATTGTTGGGAAAACTTTGTGAACCATGAGGAAAAGCCATTCCAGCCTTGGATGAACCTGGATAAAAATTCTGAGGGCTGGAACGCTGAGCTTAAGAACATTCACAG GTCATCAGAATCAAGGAGTCAAAGTGGCCAGTTCGGAAGCACTCTTCTGCCTCAAGAATATGGACGAGGAGAAAG AAACCCAAGGGACCTGTTAACAGAAGGCATATTCTACCAGCAATTTAACAACAAGCACAAGCTCAAAAAGCCCTACTATAAGAGGAAGACCTACTTGTGCTACGAGCTGAATGGCCCCCAACTCGTCAAAGGCTGCTTTCACTACGAG GAAGGTCACCATGCGGAAAGTCAGTTTATTGAAGAGATAGGTTCCATGGGCCTGGACCAAGGCAGGCTCTACTTCATCACCTGCTACTTCACGTGGAGCCCCTGTCACAGCTGTGCTCGGAAACTGGTCAGTTTTGTAAAGGGCAACTCCCACCTGTGCCTGAAAATTTACACCTCCCGCCTCTACTACCACTGGATCTGGAAGTATATCCAGGGGCTGCAGCATCTGCAGAATTCCGATGTCCCTGTGACTGTCATGACCGACAGAG AGTTTGAGTACTGCTGGACAAACTTTGTGGACAACAAAGGGATGCCCTTTGAACCCTGGGAGAAGCTGGATTCATACAGTAAGAACATAGAAGAACGGCTCAAGAGAATCCTGGAG aAACGCTCGACTCCGGATGATTTAAACGAAGACTTTAGGAATTTGTATCTTTGA